In Spiroplasma litorale, a single genomic region encodes these proteins:
- the dnaB gene encoding replicative DNA helicase: MNLETSSEQFNNKTLVDLEKTVLSIAVHSPKACFEILTQLNKDDFFLKEHGIIFQTINDVSQESRIITLTKLIEKLETTKKLDEVGGIEYISNISGYYITDEGFEDYIDLVFKSSIGRKLDKELDYIKKLRENKVPIDEVFLETQQRILDIKTDVHKDEATEVKEIIVDVIKKLEDLEKNQEIINGVPSGYSELDQMTSGWQKGDFIILAARPSMGKTAFALNLAINASEYNKGVAFFSLEMPKEQLVQRILSATSKVDSNSLRNAKGLTPETWKRIFASGESIANMNIVIDDSPGLNVLQLQSKLRKMKRDFKIDICIIDYLQLVSSISSRFESRQNEVAAISRQLKKIARELDMPIICLSQLSRRVESREQKIPLMSDLRDSGAIEQDADIIMFLYRDAYYENKNANFDSAGTTDETDVIISKHRNGPTGTIKVNFMRNYGKFQEQSKK; encoded by the coding sequence ATGAATCTAGAAACATCATCAGAACAATTCAATAACAAAACTCTAGTAGATTTAGAAAAAACAGTTCTATCTATTGCAGTGCATTCCCCAAAAGCATGTTTTGAGATTTTAACACAACTTAATAAAGATGACTTTTTTTTAAAGGAACACGGCATTATATTTCAAACCATAAATGATGTTTCTCAGGAAAGTAGAATCATAACTTTAACAAAACTTATTGAGAAGCTTGAAACAACTAAAAAATTAGATGAAGTTGGTGGTATAGAATACATTTCAAATATTTCTGGATATTACATTACCGATGAAGGTTTCGAAGATTATATTGATCTTGTATTTAAAAGTTCTATAGGTAGAAAACTAGATAAAGAACTTGATTACATAAAAAAATTAAGAGAAAATAAAGTACCAATTGATGAAGTTTTTTTAGAAACTCAACAAAGAATTTTGGATATAAAAACAGATGTTCATAAAGATGAAGCAACTGAAGTTAAGGAAATAATTGTTGATGTAATTAAAAAACTAGAAGATTTAGAAAAAAATCAAGAAATAATTAATGGTGTACCTTCTGGTTATTCTGAATTAGATCAAATGACTAGCGGATGACAAAAAGGAGATTTTATAATCCTTGCTGCCAGACCCTCTATGGGTAAAACTGCATTTGCACTTAACCTTGCAATTAATGCTTCAGAATATAATAAAGGTGTAGCATTTTTTTCATTAGAAATGCCAAAAGAACAACTAGTACAAAGAATTCTTAGTGCGACTTCAAAAGTGGATTCCAACTCTTTAAGAAATGCAAAAGGACTTACTCCAGAAACATGAAAAAGAATTTTTGCGAGCGGAGAATCAATTGCAAATATGAATATTGTAATAGATGATTCACCAGGTTTAAATGTACTTCAATTACAATCAAAACTAAGAAAAATGAAAAGAGACTTCAAAATTGATATTTGTATTATAGACTATCTGCAATTGGTATCTTCAATTTCAAGTAGATTTGAAAGTAGACAAAACGAAGTAGCTGCAATATCTAGACAATTAAAAAAAATTGCTAGGGAATTAGATATGCCCATAATTTGTTTATCTCAGCTTTCTAGACGTGTTGAAAGTAGAGAACAAAAAATTCCTCTTATGTCAGATTTAAGAGATAGTGGGGCAATAGAACAAGACGCCGATATTATTATGTTTTTGTATAGAGATGCATATTATGAAAATAAAAATGCAAATTTTGATTCAGCGGGTACAACAGACGAAACAGATGTTATAATTTCTAAGCATAGAAACGGACCTACTGGTACAATTAAAGTAAACTTCATGAGAAATTATGGAAAATTCCAAGAGCAATCCAAGAAGTAA
- a CDS encoding uracil-DNA glycosylase, giving the protein MEWENLLSVEWLKLIKSSNLDDKLSNIWNKLKQKSNFTPPLETIFRLFQNIEPHQIKVIIIGQDPYHGEGQADGIAFSSFNNLKTPRSLSNIFKELSNDLNIDHSKNNNLIGWVKQGVFLINTSLTVKLHKPNSHKDIGWNEFIIELLENINKINSNIIYCLWGNCAKSIYNKFKKKVEDVIETTHPSPFSFNRGFSGSKIFSKINEKLLKKGLNAIDWRL; this is encoded by the coding sequence ATGGAGTGAGAAAATTTATTATCAGTAGAATGATTAAAATTAATTAAATCATCCAATTTAGATGATAAATTATCTAATATATGAAATAAACTGAAACAAAAATCTAATTTCACACCACCACTTGAAACAATATTTAGGTTATTTCAGAATATAGAACCACATCAAATTAAAGTTATTATTATAGGCCAAGATCCATATCATGGGGAAGGCCAAGCAGATGGAATAGCATTTAGTAGTTTTAATAATTTAAAGACACCAAGAAGCTTAAGTAATATTTTTAAAGAACTTAGTAATGATTTAAATATAGATCATTCTAAAAATAACAATCTTATTGGCTGAGTTAAACAAGGTGTATTTCTAATAAACACTTCTCTAACAGTTAAATTGCACAAACCCAACTCTCATAAAGATATAGGTTGAAATGAATTTATTATTGAACTTTTAGAAAATATTAATAAAATAAATTCAAATATTATTTATTGTTTATGAGGTAATTGTGCAAAAAGTATATATAATAAATTTAAGAAAAAAGTGGAGGATGTAATTGAAACAACTCATCCTTCTCCCTTTAGTTTTAATAGAGGTTTTTCAGGAAGTAAAATTTTCTCAAAAATAAATGAAAAGCTATTAAAAAAAGGATTAAATGCAATTGATTGAAGACTTTAA
- the cysS gene encoding cysteine--tRNA ligase — MKLFDSFSTNFKDIDEDQINIYTCGPTVYDYIHIGNARPLILADTLVRYFDHKKIKYKYLLNITDIDDKIINKAIDLNITEDELVDKYKNAFLKNLNDLNIKTPSNIVAISSKIGEIINFIDVLIEKGYAYIVDGSVYFDISKVKNEYGKLSKQQLENLWTGVRVDLEKNKKNQGDFALWKKTDIGKNWLSKWSLGRPGWHTECALMIDHFFSETIDIHIGGIDLKFPHHENERVQYLAKNEKEIAKLWMHNGHLSIENVKMSKSLGNIITVNEFLEKYNLNTLRYIFLSSNYRQPLNISIDVINQAIEWNKKVFNLLKTSNWKLAIKEINQRNQIPIDEDLVPFNYMDKFNSYMEDDLNTPMVITLLDEMMKNLNSQIKDSCLDLCMSEFKSILDCIGFKYHIKQLTDKDIKKLNLWKKALTKKDYIKADKLRKELIESEII, encoded by the coding sequence ATGAAATTATTTGACTCATTTTCAACTAACTTTAAAGACATTGATGAAGACCAGATTAACATTTATACATGTGGTCCAACTGTATATGACTACATTCACATAGGTAATGCAAGACCTTTAATACTAGCTGATACTTTAGTTAGATATTTTGATCATAAAAAAATAAAATATAAATACCTTTTGAACATAACAGACATTGATGACAAAATAATTAATAAAGCTATAGATTTAAATATTACCGAGGATGAACTTGTAGATAAATATAAGAACGCATTTTTAAAAAATCTTAATGATCTAAATATAAAAACACCATCAAATATTGTTGCAATTTCTTCAAAAATTGGGGAAATTATCAATTTTATAGATGTGTTAATTGAAAAAGGTTACGCATATATAGTTGATGGAAGTGTCTATTTTGATATTTCAAAAGTTAAAAATGAATATGGTAAATTATCTAAGCAACAACTAGAAAATCTTTGAACAGGTGTAAGAGTTGACTTAGAAAAAAATAAAAAAAATCAAGGTGATTTTGCCTTATGAAAAAAAACAGATATAGGTAAAAATTGGTTATCAAAATGAAGCTTAGGTAGACCTGGTTGGCATACAGAATGCGCTTTAATGATAGACCACTTTTTTAGCGAAACAATCGATATACATATTGGGGGTATAGATTTAAAATTTCCTCATCATGAAAACGAGAGGGTACAGTATCTTGCAAAAAATGAAAAAGAGATTGCAAAACTTTGAATGCATAATGGACATTTATCAATAGAAAATGTAAAAATGTCTAAATCTTTAGGTAACATAATTACTGTAAATGAGTTTCTTGAAAAGTATAATTTAAATACTTTAAGGTACATTTTTTTATCATCTAACTATAGACAACCTTTAAATATTTCTATTGATGTTATAAATCAAGCCATAGAATGAAATAAAAAAGTTTTTAATTTGCTAAAAACAAGTAATTGGAAATTAGCAATCAAAGAAATCAATCAAAGAAATCAAATACCAATTGATGAAGATTTGGTGCCCTTCAATTATATGGATAAATTTAATTCATATATGGAAGATGATTTAAATACTCCAATGGTAATTACATTACTAGATGAAATGATGAAAAATTTAAACTCACAAATTAAGGATAGTTGTTTAGATTTATGTATGTCAGAATTTAAAAGCATACTTGATTGCATCGGTTTTAAATATCACATAAAACAGTTAACTGATAAAGATATAAAAAAATTAAACCTTTGAAAAAAAGCGCTAACTAAAAAAGACTATATAAAAGCTGACAAACTAAGAAAAGAACTAATAGAAAGTGAAATAATTTAA
- the rlmB gene encoding 23S rRNA (guanosine(2251)-2'-O)-methyltransferase RlmB, protein MKQFFAYGKNAVENIILTNPSQIKKIYITKGSSFSENVYSNIKNNKIEWESIEKDLLSTKFEIKYSVHQGYVAVLFNFKYFEYEYLIKNDCKMILMLDRIQDPQNLGAIIRSASLFGVDAIIIKSINQAEITPSVIKASAGTIYNVPIIKVSSLVACLKKLKENGFWIFTSALKDESVSINTLDSANKTVVVIGNEGEGVSNSILNSSDILFKIDTTNVIDSLNVSVATGIILYSFYTKKR, encoded by the coding sequence ATGAAACAATTCTTTGCTTATGGAAAAAACGCAGTAGAAAACATCATTTTAACAAACCCTTCCCAAATTAAAAAAATATATATAACCAAAGGTAGTTCTTTTTCAGAAAATGTTTATTCAAATATAAAGAATAATAAAATCGAATGAGAGTCAATCGAAAAAGATTTACTCTCAACAAAATTTGAAATTAAATACTCTGTTCATCAAGGTTATGTTGCAGTTCTTTTTAACTTCAAATATTTTGAATATGAATATCTAATTAAAAATGATTGTAAAATGATTTTAATGTTAGATAGAATACAAGATCCACAAAATTTAGGTGCAATAATTAGAAGTGCATCTTTATTCGGTGTTGATGCAATTATTATAAAATCTATAAATCAAGCAGAAATAACTCCATCTGTTATAAAAGCTTCAGCAGGAACAATTTATAATGTTCCTATAATAAAAGTTAGTAGCTTAGTAGCATGTTTAAAAAAACTAAAAGAGAATGGCTTTTGAATTTTTACTTCTGCTTTAAAAGACGAAAGTGTTAGCATAAATACTCTTGACTCTGCAAATAAAACAGTGGTAGTTATTGGTAATGAAGGTGAAGGTGTATCAAATAGTATTTTAAACTCTTCAGACATATTGTTTAAAATTGATACAACAAATGTTATTGATTCATTAAATGTATCAGTGGCAACAGGGATCATATTATACAGTTTTTATACTAAAAAAAGATAG
- a CDS encoding sigma factor yields MESSNLRTRKLINELVEIKFNNLFNTNDISILKNTLYKTITTEYQKLAIVQLDLEDFTHVIYSALVEVEKKYDKSKNVPLAAYAKFILRNRILDYGKHLRRKKRMATIQAINSNRGEVSNSYISAFDKDVDSYSHQEYMVGNNDRKVRRIILDYLNSDASIIDKKIIYMMYEGNTQKEIMENLKINRKRILICKENLKKYFRSLIN; encoded by the coding sequence ATGGAAAGCAGTAATTTAAGAACTCGTAAATTAATTAATGAACTTGTTGAAATAAAATTTAATAATTTATTTAATACAAATGACATATCAATACTTAAAAACACATTATATAAAACAATTACTACAGAATATCAAAAACTAGCAATAGTACAATTAGATTTAGAAGATTTTACACACGTTATATATTCGGCGCTTGTTGAAGTTGAAAAAAAATACGATAAATCAAAAAACGTGCCATTGGCTGCTTATGCAAAATTTATTCTAAGAAATAGAATTTTGGACTATGGCAAACATTTAAGAAGAAAAAAAAGAATGGCAACAATACAAGCTATAAACTCAAACAGAGGTGAAGTTTCAAACTCGTACATAAGTGCGTTTGACAAAGATGTCGACAGTTATTCGCACCAAGAATATATGGTCGGCAACAACGATAGAAAAGTTAGAAGAATAATACTAGATTATCTTAATTCGGATGCTTCTATAATTGATAAAAAAATCATTTATATGATGTATGAAGGCAATACACAAAAAGAAATAATGGAAAATTTGAAAATCAACCGAAAAAGAATATTAATTTGCAAAGAAAATTTAAAAAAATACTTCAGAAGTTTAATAAATTAA
- the rpmG gene encoding 50S ribosomal protein L33 — translation MPTKKNKIIIVCDNCLSRNYTFTKSSINHSERLEIKKFCPTCNTHVLHKETR, via the coding sequence ATGCCAACAAAAAAGAATAAGATAATTATTGTTTGTGATAATTGTCTTTCAAGAAATTATACATTCACAAAGAGTTCAATCAACCACTCTGAAAGATTAGAGATTAAAAAGTTTTGCCCAACATGTAATACACATGTTCTTCACAAGGAGACCAGATAA
- the secE gene encoding preprotein translocase subunit SecE has protein sequence MDENKKKLTKEEKAKIKLEKIEAKKQEKAERRKQFEDLFKEVQGHDGTQEGKIKAARAKKVKKHKDKIGFKKAAKEAPVKFLKEINKIKWSSRENLSIKFLWVIVFILIFGVFFFAVDYGLQHLFVELKII, from the coding sequence ATGGATGAAAATAAAAAAAAGTTAACCAAAGAAGAAAAAGCTAAAATTAAACTAGAAAAGATTGAAGCTAAAAAACAAGAAAAGGCAGAACGTAGAAAACAATTTGAAGATCTTTTTAAAGAAGTACAAGGACATGATGGAACCCAAGAAGGTAAAATAAAAGCTGCAAGAGCAAAAAAAGTTAAAAAACATAAAGATAAAATTGGGTTTAAAAAGGCCGCAAAAGAAGCACCTGTTAAATTTTTAAAAGAGATTAATAAAATTAAATGGTCTTCAAGAGAAAATTTAAGTATTAAATTTTTATGAGTAATCGTTTTTATTTTAATATTTGGCGTATTTTTCTTTGCGGTCGATTATGGACTACAACATTTATTTGTAGAGTTAAAAATTATTTAA
- the nusG gene encoding transcription termination/antitermination protein NusG, with translation MTTNLLEMEEELASYKGQWFVINCNSGHEDSVKSDLLQKIESSNLEEKVFDIRISKSPVMGKNNKIIDKNKFPGYIFINMHMTDETWFIIRNTPGVTGFIGSSGRGAKPLPLTSEEVFRLINQDEKIGKDRKSNKGNANQPKKEKVLFEATFKVKDVVMVKEGPFANTEGQVMEMDFEKGIAIVNIELFGRITPTEFEFSNLSLAYNL, from the coding sequence ATGACAACAAATTTATTAGAAATGGAAGAAGAGTTAGCATCTTATAAGGGCCAATGGTTTGTTATAAACTGTAATAGTGGTCATGAAGATAGCGTTAAGTCTGATTTATTGCAAAAGATTGAGTCTTCAAATCTTGAAGAAAAAGTTTTTGATATTAGAATATCTAAAAGTCCAGTAATGGGGAAAAATAATAAAATTATAGATAAAAATAAGTTCCCTGGTTACATTTTTATTAATATGCATATGACAGACGAAACTTGATTTATAATACGTAATACACCTGGTGTAACTGGGTTTATTGGTTCTTCAGGTAGAGGAGCTAAACCTTTACCTTTAACAAGTGAAGAAGTTTTTAGACTAATTAATCAAGATGAAAAAATTGGAAAAGATCGAAAATCTAACAAAGGTAATGCAAACCAACCTAAAAAAGAAAAAGTATTATTTGAAGCAACTTTTAAAGTTAAAGATGTTGTTATGGTAAAAGAAGGTCCTTTTGCAAATACTGAAGGCCAAGTAATGGAAATGGATTTTGAAAAAGGTATTGCAATTGTTAATATAGAACTTTTTGGAAGAATTACACCAACAGAATTTGAATTTTCAAATTTAAGCTTAGCTTATAACTTATAA
- a CDS encoding peptidylprolyl isomerase, whose product MEKIKIRINIKNSKSINIDLYPDIAPITVNNFVELIKKNYFDNLIFHRVIKGFMIQGGGMTEDMKEKTGAKEIKGEFKSNGFDKNNLSHEVGVISMARTMIKDSASSQFFIVTGNAKFLDGEYAAFGKVSDEESLRVALEIENVKTGSKNFHEDVPIEPIVIKNIELI is encoded by the coding sequence ATGGAAAAAATAAAAATTAGAATTAATATAAAAAATAGTAAATCAATTAATATTGATTTGTACCCAGATATTGCACCAATTACAGTAAATAATTTTGTGGAATTAATAAAGAAAAATTATTTTGATAATTTAATATTTCATAGAGTAATAAAAGGTTTTATGATCCAAGGCGGTGGAATGACCGAAGACATGAAAGAAAAAACAGGGGCTAAGGAAATTAAAGGTGAATTCAAGTCTAACGGGTTTGATAAAAATAATTTATCTCATGAAGTGGGAGTTATTTCTATGGCTAGAACAATGATTAAAGACAGTGCTTCAAGTCAATTTTTTATAGTAACAGGAAATGCAAAATTTTTAGATGGAGAGTATGCTGCTTTTGGTAAGGTCTCTGATGAAGAAAGTCTTAGAGTTGCTTTAGAAATAGAGAACGTAAAAACAGGTTCTAAAAATTTTCATGAAGATGTACCAATAGAACCAATTGTAATAAAAAATATCGAATTAATTTAA
- the rplK gene encoding 50S ribosomal protein L11 yields MAKKITRVAKLEFMAMQAKPGAELASLGINMPQFTQQFNEATKDRAGEVVPVVITAYDDKSFDFQLKTTPAAFLLKKAANIQKGAKKAGTEVVATIDVSEIKKIAEYKLPDLNANTVEAAMKIIEGTARNMGIKVNGMPSKEGK; encoded by the coding sequence GTGGCAAAAAAAATCACACGTGTAGCGAAACTTGAATTTATGGCAATGCAAGCAAAACCAGGTGCTGAATTAGCATCATTAGGTATTAATATGCCTCAATTCACTCAACAATTTAATGAAGCCACTAAGGATAGAGCTGGTGAAGTTGTTCCAGTAGTTATTACTGCTTATGATGATAAGTCTTTTGACTTTCAATTAAAAACAACCCCAGCAGCTTTTTTATTGAAAAAAGCAGCAAACATTCAAAAAGGTGCTAAAAAAGCTGGGACTGAAGTAGTTGCAACAATAGATGTAAGCGAAATTAAAAAAATAGCAGAATATAAATTACCAGATTTAAATGCAAATACAGTTGAAGCAGCAATGAAAATTATTGAAGGTACAGCTAGAAATATGGGTATTAAAGTTAATGGAATGCCATCTAAGGAAGGTAAATAG
- the rplA gene encoding 50S ribosomal protein L1, with protein MPKVSKKLKEANQKVDKTKQYSINDAIKLAKETSTTKFDSTIDIAFNLNVDPRHADQQIRGALVLPGGTGKTQKILVLTKTKVKEATEAKADFVGGEELIQKIQKENWFGFDVVVATPEIMAELGKIGKLLGTKGLMPNPKTGTVTTDVVNAINEIKKGKIEYRTDKEGNVHSIIGKVSFTEDNLLKNYNAILEIIKKAKPAAVKGTYIKNVSISTTMGPGIKVLVEN; from the coding sequence ATGCCAAAAGTTAGCAAAAAATTAAAAGAAGCAAATCAAAAGGTAGACAAAACTAAACAATACTCAATTAACGACGCAATTAAACTAGCAAAAGAAACTTCAACAACAAAATTTGATTCAACAATTGATATAGCATTTAATTTAAATGTTGACCCAAGACATGCGGATCAACAAATAAGAGGAGCTTTGGTTCTTCCTGGAGGAACTGGTAAAACTCAAAAAATTCTTGTTCTAACTAAAACAAAAGTTAAAGAAGCAACAGAAGCGAAAGCTGATTTTGTTGGAGGAGAAGAATTAATACAAAAAATTCAAAAAGAAAACTGATTTGGGTTTGATGTAGTAGTAGCAACTCCAGAAATAATGGCGGAGTTAGGTAAAATTGGTAAATTACTTGGTACAAAAGGTCTTATGCCAAACCCTAAAACTGGTACTGTTACCACAGACGTTGTTAATGCAATTAACGAAATTAAAAAAGGTAAAATTGAATACAGAACTGATAAAGAAGGAAATGTTCATTCAATAATTGGTAAAGTATCATTTACTGAAGATAATTTATTGAAAAATTACAATGCTATATTAGAAATTATTAAAAAAGCAAAACCAGCAGCAGTTAAAGGGACATACATTAAAAATGTTTCTATTTCTACAACAATGGGACCTGGTATAAAAGTTTTAGTCGAAAATTAA